TAACCTCTCAATATGACGGTCAGTAAATTCAGCACAACTCTTCTATATTGCAGATATCCGGTCAATGGATTAAATTCAAATGGACAGTTTGAATACTATAAGTTAATGCTGGTAGCAGTACATATTATATTGGTGCATGAATGTTGTAGAATATTAATCTGCACAATGTACAGACATAAATCTGGTTCGCAAATATTACAGATAAAGCATAGTACCAGGAAGAAACGGCCATAATCGGATAGAAAGCTCTCCTTTCCCTCTTCAAAGAAGGGCACCCCAGATGGAAGACTGTTGTAACAGCCAGCATTCTGTGGCCCTTTGTCCCCCCATTGAGGTTTTCCTTCTCGGCATGCAGCCATCTTTAAGTCCTCCATCCTGCAAGCAAAACTATCTTGAGAATAATGAAACACCTGAGTTTGTATTAGGATGGAAACAGTTTATGCCTACATGTACTTATCATAGCACTGGAATTCACCGATGCCAGGGAATTTCCATCTACCATCACCAAAAGGATGAGCAGGATACCTGCACTAAGAAAATCATGCAATGACTTCATAATCATGTTTCAACAATTACTTCATAGATTgaacaaaaaaaaggaaaagaataacATAAGAACCATAAAGTACCTAAGTTCTCCAGAAGGACCAAGACCGATGCTTATTTCTTCAATTACAGTTCCAATAAAGGATTCAAATTTGTTAACAAAACTAAGCATGAAATCTTCATAACACTGGAGGGCAGTCCGCCCAGATAACAGAGGAACATGATCCACCCCTAGGGTGAGATAATCATTGTTGGAGAACCCCTGTTGATCTCTATAGTATATATCTTTATTTACATCACCAATCTGAcagcaaaagagaaaaaaatatattTGCTAGCAGTAAGagaatataatttataaataaggtGCTCTTAGTGAATTTCCTATCTCATAAGCTTTTCAATGAAGTAGCTGAAGACATATTGGAAGATAGAATACAGTCTCACTTACAGGATAACAAAAGTAAGTTTTGCCATCTGAATTTATTAAATCACTCGACAGATAGGATGGCAAGAATCCCACCAGTCTAATGTGTTGCACCAAAATAAAACCTTAGTAAATTGACCGTGCAATTATTACTCTGTGACAATTCCATTAGAAGATAACAAGTAAATGGCAAACCTCCAAAATCCACAGTGGTAGACTCACACCCCCTTTTCCATGAGTTGAGTGAATATTTGAGTGAAAAGACAAAGCAACATGCAACTTCAGCCCtgaatcagaaatcaatttaaaCAACTCTTCATACAGAGACCAATCGTAGTCAAAAGGTGAGAAACGCTCCACTATTCCCCACCAGACTTCAACTCCAATTCCATGAACACCTGCCAACTTGAGTGCTTTTAGAGATACAGTTAAGGCCTTGAGTCTGAAACAACAAAGACCAAATCAAAAACcgttttattttggaaatcaaaacAAGGCATACTATCCAAAATTTAagatatcaaaaaaaaaaaattccaataaATGAGAATGTTAATTAGGACAAGGTGATTATAGTCTCCTTATAGTGGAATGTATGAGGCAGACATTGAGTCTACCTCCCTTTTAGAAAAGCTGAACCATACAATATATTGATGATCGAGCAGATGAAATGCCTAAACCTTACTTTCTAATTCTTGGACACCCAGAGGCATCAAGAGTGAATATATCCACAGGCATCATTACAAAAATAGGCACCCTCTTATCTTTTGATGATTCCAGTATCGTTGATCTCGATTTCTCTCGAGCATCCATGCTGCAAGAAATCAGTACTTCTACATCAGAGCAAGGTATATAATTCAGCTAAAAAgaaaaccataaaattttaaattttgttaagtttGCCAAGTAATCTCCCATCACTGCAATCCAAGCAACCTAAGCAGTAACTTGTTTGCACAGAATCAATCTCTTCCAATGAAAATTAAAAGGAATAAGAAGAAGAGGTATCATAGAACTTAGAAGCACTTGAGCCACAACAAAACCACATGCTTACTCCACCATACTAAGATAATTCCATTTCAGTAAAAACCAGAAACATGAGCTTTGTTTTTAAAGAAAACAGTATACTAACTACTCGAAGTGACTCAACGAAATCATTTTTATCTTTTTTCCCGTTACATTGCCTTAAAATCTGATCAAAACGGAACAAATCCTCCTAATCGTTAATTGGCTTCATATCTAAATTCGAAATTTGATAATATAGCTTTACAATTTACAagtgttttcttcttctttttcttgtcAGAGCTGAATGGTTAAGATTTCTCTCTTCTGAATTAGATAAACTAAAAAATCgtcacttaatttaatttttcagcTCTAACAAAAACAGATTCCGCTTTTTATCAATTCAACAATATTCCTTGCTCTCTTATTTTTATCGCCAACGAAACATTAACTGCAATGTACAGCTCTAAGATACGACAAACCCAAATTTTCTCCTAAAATAAACGCTTCCAATCAGCTCTTCGATTATTAAGACTAATAACATTcaagcaaaaaagaaaaaagagcacggatatctaaattttcattttgTACAATTTTCTCGGTAATCAAACaggaaaaagttagaaatcataaaataaaacgaAAAATATCAGGCACCGACCTCAAGATGCGACGTTTACCAGCAATGGATCGCCATTTACTGCGGAAGAATCCGCTCGTGAACATGCGGATCACCGAAACGTTTCGGAGAAGAAACTTTCGCGTTTTCGCTAAGTCGCGATCGAAGCTCGCCTTTGCGTTCAAAGTGTAGTAGTAGCCTCCACACTTGCATgccatctttttctttttcttcttcttctcatcAATTTCTCTGGTTTTGCACAGAGAAAagatcaaataataaaaataataattgtgaaagctattttttctattttattttattttttttcctttgagGGAAAAAAATGTTAGTACtacactttctttttctttgttttttttaaggaaaaaaattctcatccttttattttataataGGTATATTATACAAAGTTTAATGGACAGTTTTGCAGTTATGCCcttgaaattcaaaaaaatttgaaatttgacaTGATTTACTACCCTAATTCTCTTTTGCCACTATCATGATATTCAagctctttattttctttaaaaaaattatattcataattttaattcaatcatatatagttaaaaaataaatatattaatttattttatattaaatagatataattatttgtatatgcaatatgtaaacataaaataatattatgtcgataattatgttaataattattttgttGAAAGACCAGTTGATAATCACTGGTTAGTTAGTGTTTTAGTTTGCAATCTAACTATAAACTGTTAAttggttagggactaaactgttGATGTATAAATATATTGCAGTTGCAATTTAAAATATACTTGTTTACCATTTGAATGAAAGTTACTtccaattattttcttttctctttttcgtgCCCTAGTTGTCACCTTTGCTCCTCTGTCTTGCTTCTCTTGTGTTCATCATCGACATATCACGGGTTGACTATGGTCATTGATGTTTCCTAACATATTTTATgggaattgaatcaaatcaaaatttcatgtataaaattgttCGAAATTAAAATctatatataaaattacacattaagCTAAAGTtagtatataattttaaaatttaactatttttaaattaatcACAACAcctataaaagaaaataatgagtGTCAATTGAACTTTACTTTAACTATCATCGTTATTGTTGCAACAATTAGAAAGAGATGAATTCAAGTTAAATTAAGTGTCTATTATCCTCCattttaaatacattttatttgaatttaattataaaaatatataaatataattattttttatattttatattagttttaataataaaacatgttgatctaaaattgaaaaatctaagcTTAAGCTAAAGTGGATTAAGTCAACTAACTGAATAAGAGCTACTCCATTAATGAACACCTTTCAATTAAGAGTTGActaatcaatttaaaaaaaattaatttctaaacttttaacatttttatgtttatgtttatttaatattcaattttaattttttataaatttcgtgtatatatatattctttaaatttctaattttttaattactaattaaaAAGTAATGAGCCTACCACCCTTATTTGTCCAGTCACTAAAATTTTCAGAAAAAGCAACAACATTAGCATAGATAGCAACGTATGTAATGATTGTCAATTTGAACTGATTAATCCTTTTTAATGGCGGTTTACATTGtcttattatataaattttaaaagacaaAAGTGTCTTTAAAATTATAGTTATTAATATACAAAaaaaggttaaatttattaaaaatagtaattagaattttttttacatagaaaattcaaaacaaaaatcaaatacTATATCAATAAcattatttatcaaaatagtatgtTTGCAACAGTTTTAGAGGTAGAGGGTATGGAGGAGGTGGcgccacttttttttcttttctgactTGATCATCGAAACATCATTAGAAAATGATATAgggtaaaatatataaattaaggatggaGGGAGTGAATAAGGCGGCACCTATATTTTGTCCCTATACATAAGTCAAATCGGGTAAAAAAACAGGTTAAAGAAGTGGAGGGTGATTGAGAGACGTGACCAGTGGAGGGTACTTAACAAGCGACACCCAGTGGAGGGTGCCTGACAGGCAGCACTCAATGCTGAACCCTTATTTAAGCAGTGTTTTTTGAACGGTTTTGAAGATAAGAATAAAAGAGGAAAAATTTTGGGTgtaaaagaagagaaaacaatGAAGAATCCGCTAGGTTAGTatatatgaatttcatttttttcagtatttttttaaaatgaaatattgataaatttaattaattttgcaGACTTAGTATTGAAAATGGATTTTCAATTTTTCGTATGCATTTATTTCGATGGAGTAATTTTGACAACAACAGTtagatgtatatttgaatgtcgccaacaaatagcaatgagatttaatagaaatgtcttgGTTGATGATATGAAAGAAAGGGTCGATGTAAAAATTGTTAGACATTGTGGGAGGAGGATCTCGAAACTATTCTACAAATTTTCAATTTCGATAGATCCCATCAAATTCACCTATATGGAACTTGTAAATGATGAAAACGTAGAgcataacaccccctaaccccaaatcgtcgccagaacagggttacgaggcattatcggatatatcagacaacttacgaataatttttaaataaaataacattcatggtataatttaataaataagtcCCTATAATGAACTCTCAAAgtctaaaacatgcattaaaagtgaAACGAGACTCGTCCAAGGACTCCGgaaattgttattttttttaattttgacagcatttctgcttatttttacataaaacctcCTACAATTAAAACCGTATCcatttcaaacataa
Above is a genomic segment from Gossypium arboreum isolate Shixiya-1 chromosome 8, ASM2569848v2, whole genome shotgun sequence containing:
- the LOC108467472 gene encoding inactive beta-amylase 4, chloroplastic isoform X1 gives rise to the protein MACKCGGYYYTLNAKASFDRDLAKTRKFLLRNVSVIRMFTSGFFRSKWRSIAGKRRILSMDAREKSRSTILESSKDKRVPIFVMMPVDIFTLDASGCPRIRKLKALTVSLKALKLAGVHGIGVEVWWGIVERFSPFDYDWSLYEELFKLISDSGLKLHVALSFHSNIHSTHGKGGVSLPLWILEIGDVNKDIYYRDQQGFSNNDYLTLGVDHVPLLSGRTALQCYEDFMLSFVNKFESFIGTVIEEISIGLGPSGELRYPAHPFGDGRWKFPGIGEFQCYDKYIFACRMEDLKMAACREGKPQWGDKGPQNAGCYNSLPSGVPFFEEGKESFLSDYGRFFLEWYSGRLICHADAILAKAAKILKKYQENEQTSVMLVAKIGGIYWWYQTLSHPAELTAGYYNTALRDGYDPVVSVLSRHGAALHIPCLEMMDSETPPTYLCSPEGLLKQMQSVSKKRIVNLIGRNTTERLDKTGLWKIRSNCYNPQAEVVRSFTYFRMNDSIFRVENWNNFVPFVRMMSTDL
- the LOC108467472 gene encoding inactive beta-amylase 4, chloroplastic isoform X2: MACKCGGYYYTLNAKASFDRDLAKTRKFLLRNVSVIRMFTSGFFRSKWRSIAGKRRILSMDAREKSRSTILESSKDKRVPIFVMMPVDIFTLDASGCPRIRKLKALTVSLKALKLAGVHGIGVEVWWGIVERFSPFDYDWSLYEELFKLISDSGLKLHVALSFHSNIHSTHGKGGVSLPLWILEIGDVNKDIYYRDQQGFSNNDYLTLGVDHVPLLSGRTALQCYEDFMLSFVNKFESFIGTVIEEISIGLGPSGELRYPAHPFGDGRWKFPGIGEFQCYDKYMMEDLKMAACREGKPQWGDKGPQNAGCYNSLPSGVPFFEEGKESFLSDYGRFFLEWYSGRLICHADAILAKAAKILKKYQENEQTSVMLVAKIGGIYWWYQTLSHPAELTAGYYNTALRDGYDPVVSVLSRHGAALHIPCLEMMDSETPPTYLCSPEGLLKQMQSVSKKRIVNLIGRNTTERLDKTGLWKIRSNCYNPQAEVVRSFTYFRMNDSIFRVENWNNFVPFVRMMSTDL